Within the Salmo salar chromosome ssa12, Ssal_v3.1, whole genome shotgun sequence genome, the region gggactgggggactagtcaggatagagggaaagatgaacggagcaaagtacagagagatccttgatgaaaacctgctcaggacctcggactggggcgaaggttcacctttcaacaggacaatgaccctaagcacacagccatgacaacgcaggagtggctacaggacaagtctctgaatggctgggccactcaaggacagagcctggacttgaacccaatcgaacatctctggagagacctttgcagcaacgctccctatccaacctgacagagcttgaggatctgcagagaagaatggaataaactacccaaatacagctgtgccatgcttgtagcgtcatacccaagaagactcaaggctgtaattgctgccaaaggtgcttcaacaaagtcctgagtaaagggtctgaatacttatgtaaatgtgatgtttttttatttgttattcatttgcaaaaaaatcaaaaaggcaaaatgtggaaaaagtcaaggggtttgaatacttaccgAATATACTGTAAATACTTTTGTTTGAAATAGAGGTGAGTGTTTGATGTTGTATGATCACAAACATCTGAGATTCTGGGACACCACTTTATCCTCAGCTTCAGAGAGAACCTAAAAATGGTACACTGCTGTTGCCATAGTGACTATGTACCACTGTTATACAACTGGGCCATTTGCATTGGTAGCCTGAGCATAGTTATAAAGAAGGGCAAGGGTATGGACAACACATTCAGCCTAGTAGATAAAACAGTCCACTCGGCGGCTTTTCTGTTACATCATCACCTGAAGCCACTTTCCAAGAGACTGAAATATGACAGTTTATACTCGATctaatccctccatctctctctctctgcaatctCACACAGGAATGTGGAGTACTGCCTGTtcgcccccccaccccaccctgatCCACCCAGCTTTTTACCCTGAAATTGGAGCGGTGTCCTCTGGGGCACATCAGCCAGTGGGTCAGACCTGCTCCACAAACGGTACAGAGGTTTAACATTTCATAACATGAGACTTCCCTAAAATCAGTCAACCTAACCAGAGAAACAGGAGACAAATAGCAGAAAGCATTGATAAACAGAGAAAATGGCATGTGTGTATAGGAGAAAGCTTCTCTGATTGTCAATTGTCCCCCATACATGCTATGTATTGAAGTAGAGCACATAGCATGAAAGACAAAGTTGAGCTGCTGTGTTTCCCAGAGCGAGGGCACTAGGCAGATAATGGTCTATGAACGCTGTGtactcaggagagagagagagaagagctgtcTGAGTGTTAGGGATCCATTCCATGAGTGGATCACGTGTTTTCAGAAGCCTGTGACTCATACCATTCCTCCCAAGACTGGCTGattcactctcctctccttttttcTTCAGACTGGTTAGGACCTGACCGTGGCTGGCAGAGACACGATCTCCCCTCATCTCTAGATGACCTCACATTGTAGTACCAGCCCCATCTGCCACCATCACATACACAGTCTCTATATTCCTCTCTGAATCATGTAGCTATGTACAGCATTTGTGACACTCTGGAGCCGAGCCTTTGTGTCTCAGCAGCCCAATGGGATTATGATAAAGGTCCATCTGACATTTTAATAAACTGAAAGTGATACTCCTGTTATTTAGATGGGAATTCCAGCCTGAATTCTTAGATGTTATCGAAGAGAGCAGTCTGACCCTGTGGTCAGGTCTTTCCCCCTGACCAAGCAGGTGGTGGTGGGACTGCATCATGATGGACATTATGGAGCTGCAGTTCTCCAAACTAATCCTGGATTAAATCTTTCATAAATGTGCTGGCACTTTGAGGCATTCCCAGTCCTCACTCACCCACACAACCTTTCCCCTCCATCAAATAAATGTAAACTAAGAGCATTGCCAGCTTTCTATTATAAATCAGGGGTTACACTAGTTTTCCATGTAAAAACATGAAGAGCCATTACAACCAATTGGATTTGGTGTGTCAAAAGGGAGTACGTTTTACAGTAAATGTGTTGGAGTAAATTAGTAGATTTCATTGGTTCCAAAAAGACACAAGTGACATTTCAATCaattaatttttttaaacttatGGGGGTTAAAGCCGAAATCAGCATAAGGTGAAACGGCACCACTGTTCGTCCCCTACGTCTTTATTCTTTTGTTGAAACAGAGGAGCGACTGGCAGcgctgtgatttaaaaaaaagtattgcaGTACATATTATGGTGTTCTATCGGGCGTGCAATGATGTACGAGGGAAGTAAGTGTTTGTTGTTtgaagtaacttctttgttgttgtaatatacCAAACTGATGTGGCAGTTTCACCAACAGTGGATTCCAGCAAGATGGCTGTTTTACTGTAGAAGCAGAAAACACTAGCAATACAAGTTGTTTTACTCTTCTGTAAAATGTCACTTACCGTTACACCCCTTAGGCACTCAACCCATTGCTGGCTGTTGTCTGGATTTAGTGAGATGAAGCCCGACATCACTGTATAACACAGTATTAGCACACAAAGGGATAGAATTAGAGAGCAGAGCATTTGCCACAACCAAAAATTGTTTTATTTCtccaacaaaatgtggacaagacAGATATAAGATAGGAGGTATCTGAACATAAAACAACAATATTAATTAATAATCAGATTAATAACATGGAATGTAGTCTATCTCCATTCACTTTCTTTTTTACATGTTTTAGTTTAAGAAACATGTCAAATAAATAGATTTACAGGTACCTGactaaataaaggaaacacttgtgtaaatgagggatacgaagtatattgaaagcaggtgcttccacacaggtgtgcttcctgagttaattaagcaattaacatcccatcatgcttagggtcatgtatgaaaatgcccagttgcccactagtttggctaccatggctagaagagatctcagtgactttgaaagaggggttgCAAAGGAGCACAGGGGgtgtatagggtgtgtgtgtgtattttagtaGAATTTttttcttttgtgtgtgtgtctcagtcaccagatttcAACCCAACTGAACACTTATAGGAGATTCCGGAGCAGCACATGAGACAGCGTTTTACACCACCATCAATAAAAAAACAAATTatggaatttattgtggaagaatagtgtcgcatccctccaatagagtagaatctatgccaaggcgcattgaagctgttctggctcgtggtggcccataaagacactttatgttggtgtttccttgaTTTGGGCAGTTACCTGTAAAAGGCCTCTATGTAATCTaatagctatctgaatatactgcAGTCTCTCCTTTGAATCCAAAGGGAACGGGATGGCAAAATAAACTGGTATAGTAGAAAAATGGAAGATGTTTTCCCTTAGCAACTTTAATTTCACACAGGTACAGcagtttctctctttttctttctcaaaTCTGCCCCATCAGTAGCACACATCAACAtcagtgcatgtgtttgtgtgtatataaggCAGCAGGAACTGTTGAAATCCGTGCTTGCGGTCATTGACTTCCTTATACTGGGTAAAATAACCAAGTTTGTAAAAGAGTAAGCAGATAAGGGTGACAACTCACTGAGTTAACTAAACTGAAGATCGCAAATGTCTCTTTAAACATGAACCATCAGGGCCCTTTTCATCCCCCACGGACACAAAAAACAACACCCAAAAGAAGCACCAAGAACAGAAACAAGGACCTTGTGGAAAACAGGCTACAGCAATGTTCAGCATGCCCCTAAGGCCAGCCTCTGTAGTCCAGTGTGATGTTTCTTCCATGAGTAcaaaagagagaagggagactgTTTTAGTCTGTGCTGTGGTCCTCCAGCTTGGAGATGATGGCGATGAGGTTCTGCAGACCAAAGATGTAGCCACTGTCCTGGCCCTCGTGCACCACACTGTCCTCCACAAAGTCGGGGCAGGTGGTGTGGGCAAAGTCAATCATCCTCACGTCCACTGCCGGGTCAGGGCCTGTATCAGATCGGGCTGCCAGGCACCCACCGCCagcgctaccactactactgcggGGAAACCCAAACGCACCTGCCTCTTCATCTTCATCCTCTTCCACTTCCTCCTCAGACAGACCGTCCTCGGGggccctgtgtgcgtgtgtgcagggCGGCTCGCCGTCATAGATGATCAGTAGGGAGGAGGAATAGAAGCGGTAGGACTCACAGCTCTCCAGGGCTGCCTGCATCTCCCTGAGCCTCCGCAGCACCGGGGAGAGCAGCTCACGCCGCAGACGCCGCCcgtcatggaagaactggaacaaGGCTTCCTTAAAGCCCGACAGGGTCAGTTTACGCCCAATGTATTTATCCATGAACATGAGCTGACCCGAGTCTGACTGGTATACCTGAGAAAGAGGTAGGAGATGGAGGGGTTCAGAAATTCATTTTTCTTCTGAACTAAAACTAAGCAAATGCCTCCCCAATAGATCATGTCAGGCTCTTCAATTCTGCCCCATCCCCATCAATAACACACAAGTTAACATTGTGCCCACCTGCATGCCACAGAGGCGTACTCCGATGGAGGCAGAGGTGCTTTGCTGGCACTTGCGGATTTGCATGACCTTCTTCTCCTCGGACACGTTGTCACCGTGCTGCCGCGTGCCCATCTTCAGGTCCAGCACACACGGAACCGTGTGTCGCCACGTCAGGTTCTCCAGCAGGATGAATCCTAGGAAGGGGTCCTGAGTCAAGGAGCCTTTGGCCACAGGAGAATCACATGTTCTAATGGACCTGGTTGGAGACAACTCTCCACTAATGTAGTAGGAAGACCTGACTCCCTCTCAGCGGACACTAATTCATCAGATGGACCCGACACAAATCCATCTTTAGCTTTTCCTCACATCAATCTACTTCACTTACAAACACAAAGATGTCACAAGTACATTATATGTAAGATTGTGAGGCTACATTGGGCACAAAATTCTGCAGCGTGAAGAAATAGGCAGTAGCACACAGTAATAAGATCAGGTACAGTACATGGAAAACCCCTGCAGGTAGGGGCTGGATGGCCTGATGTTTAGAGTAGTTGTGGTAATGAAAGGATACTGTACTGGTTGCGGTGCTTGGCGTTCTCCTTCatcctctgcaggtgtttctgTTGGAGTTGGAGTCTCCAGGGGTTGTGTTGGATGGCGTTGCTGCCTTCTAGAGGCACCTCCTCCTGCTGCAGCCActccagctcctcctcctcatgcttatgactgggggagagaggggagtcaggAGGGGTGGAGAGCAGGGAGGGAGTCTCCCTATTGTACCATTAAGTTTACGTTCTAGAACCTTTGATACAATGTGTCTCAACATAGGTGTCAGGTAATGTTATATGGAAGGTACATGACAAAGATCGGCATATTATAAGTGTATGTATGCTTGGTCAGATTGCATCAACTTCGACTGTCCTGTCGCTTCCCTACCCTT harbors:
- the LOC106565807 gene encoding inositol hexakisphosphate kinase 2, coding for MSPAVEAQTMQAKQQQTQHQLQHYLEKGVPLEPFMHQVGGHCCVLRFGEQTICKPLIPQEHQFYKSLPSAMRKFTPQYRGVVSVGFEEDEEGNLCLIAYPLHSDSGVGHLENIDLSVNSEPYSKMLHWGNKQLSARSLLDSHEDKDKSHKHEEEELEWLQQEEVPLEGSNAIQHNPWRLQLQQKHLQRMKENAKHRNQYRFILLENLTWRHTVPCVLDLKMGTRQHGDNVSEEKKVMQIRKCQQSTSASIGVRLCGMQVYQSDSGQLMFMDKYIGRKLTLSGFKEALFQFFHDGRRLRRELLSPVLRRLREMQAALESCESYRFYSSSLLIIYDGEPPCTHAHRAPEDGLSEEEVEEDEDEEAGAFGFPRSSSGSAGGGCLAARSDTGPDPAVDVRMIDFAHTTCPDFVEDSVVHEGQDSGYIFGLQNLIAIISKLEDHSTD